Proteins encoded in a region of the Osmerus mordax isolate fOsmMor3 chromosome 17, fOsmMor3.pri, whole genome shotgun sequence genome:
- the LOC136959993 gene encoding B-cell receptor-associated protein 29-like isoform X1 translates to MTLQWTAVALFLYVEIGILLIFCLPFISARRWQNIFQLSIWNRMARFGNKFFLTMIIVLVVLFLDAVREVRKYSGSEQSKDPKLHPNMFDHLHMKLFRAQRNLYISGFSLFLWLVMRRVTTLISQLASAESSTASLQTQADSANQVAKQHMKYNELLKQTLLERKGDEATREGNQMLRKEVEKLKAELKGSEEVLRRSEAELQALKEQQEGLALEYDSLMKEHHKLQVTLPPSLISLSFLCLSLSYSRLCRCSCILFKLVFISFINVSLSFSLPPLDSPGGRRRQEGSVVLGSPPIRTKPHHPSLLHGITRGVLWRPLPSPGL, encoded by the exons ATGACGCTACAGTGGACTGCAGTAGCTCTTTTCCTGTACGTGGAGATTGGAATCCTCCTCATCTTCTGCCTGCCCTTCATTTCAGCAAGGAG atggCAGAATATATTCCAGTTGAGTATTTGGAACCGGATGGCCCGATTTGGGAACAAGTTTTTCCTCACCATGATCATTGTCCTGGTTGTCCTCTTCCTCG ATGCTGTGCGAGAGGTGAGGAAGTACTCTGGGTCGGAGCAGAGCAAAGACCCCAAGCTGCATCCCAACATGTTTGACCACCTTCACATGAAGCTGTTCAGAGCCCAGAGGAACCTCTACATCTctggcttctctctcttcctttggcT GGTGATGAGGAGGGTGACCACCCTGATCAGCCAGCTGGCCAGCGCTGAGAGCTCCACCGCCTCgctgcagacacaggcagacagcgcTAACCAGGTCGCCAAGCAACACATGAAATACAACGAGCTCCTGAAACAG ACTCtgctggagaggaaaggagatgaggCCACAAGGGAAGGAAACCAGATgctgaggaaggaggtggagaagctgaaggcTGAGCTGAAAGGCTCTGAAGAAG TGTTGAGGAGGTCTGAGGCGGAGCTGCAGGCCCtgaaggagcagcaggagggtcTGGCCCTGGAGTACGACTCACTGATGAAGGAACACCACAAGCTGCAGGtgactctacctccctctctcatctccctttctttcctctgtctgtctctttcttactcCAGGCTCTGCAGGTGCAGTTGTATTTTATTTAAACTGGTCTTCATCTCTTTCataaatgtctctctctccttctccctccctcctctagattctccaggaggaaggaggagacaaGAAGGATCTGTAGTTCTGGGTTCACCACCAATCAGAACCAAGCCACACCACCCATCCTTACTGCATGGCATCACACGGGGCGTACTCTGGagacccctcccctcacctggcTTATAG
- the LOC136959993 gene encoding B-cell receptor-associated protein 29-like isoform X2, with protein MTLQWTAVALFLYVEIGILLIFCLPFISARRWQNIFQLSIWNRMARFGNKFFLTMIIVLVVLFLDAVREVRKYSGSEQSKDPKLHPNMFDHLHMKLFRAQRNLYISGFSLFLWLVMRRVTTLISQLASAESSTASLQTQADSANQVAKQHMKYNELLKQTLLERKGDEATREGNQMLRKEVEKLKAELKGSEEVLRRSEAELQALKEQQEGLALEYDSLMKEHHKLQILQEEGGDKKDL; from the exons ATGACGCTACAGTGGACTGCAGTAGCTCTTTTCCTGTACGTGGAGATTGGAATCCTCCTCATCTTCTGCCTGCCCTTCATTTCAGCAAGGAG atggCAGAATATATTCCAGTTGAGTATTTGGAACCGGATGGCCCGATTTGGGAACAAGTTTTTCCTCACCATGATCATTGTCCTGGTTGTCCTCTTCCTCG ATGCTGTGCGAGAGGTGAGGAAGTACTCTGGGTCGGAGCAGAGCAAAGACCCCAAGCTGCATCCCAACATGTTTGACCACCTTCACATGAAGCTGTTCAGAGCCCAGAGGAACCTCTACATCTctggcttctctctcttcctttggcT GGTGATGAGGAGGGTGACCACCCTGATCAGCCAGCTGGCCAGCGCTGAGAGCTCCACCGCCTCgctgcagacacaggcagacagcgcTAACCAGGTCGCCAAGCAACACATGAAATACAACGAGCTCCTGAAACAG ACTCtgctggagaggaaaggagatgaggCCACAAGGGAAGGAAACCAGATgctgaggaaggaggtggagaagctgaaggcTGAGCTGAAAGGCTCTGAAGAAG TGTTGAGGAGGTCTGAGGCGGAGCTGCAGGCCCtgaaggagcagcaggagggtcTGGCCCTGGAGTACGACTCACTGATGAAGGAACACCACAAGCTGCAG attctccaggaggaaggaggagacaaGAAGGATCTGTAG